Part of the Leptospira langatensis genome is shown below.
ACCTGTGAGAGGAGCCACTCTGATCGGAAAAGGACATGAGATCCTACCCAAGATCTCCATGGTGGGTCAGGATCTGGAGCTCGCGGCCGGGACCTGTGGGGCTTCTTCGGGATCCATTCCTGTGACAGTGGGGCAACCTTCTCTAAAAGTGGACGAGATCCTAGTGGGTGGAAGATAATGGATCTAGAACAAGCAGCCCAGTTCGTTTTAGAAGAAGGAAAAAGGTATGGCCTGGATACCTTCGATCTGATCGCTACCGATTCGGAAGATATAGGCATAGAAGTATTCAAGGGAAGGATCACTTCTACGGAAACATCCCGTTCTAGAGGGGTTGGGATCCGTGTTCTGAATCATTCCCGTCCTGGGTATTCCTATAGTGAAAGATTCAGTAAGGAAGCCCTTTCTCAAATGGTCCGAGACGCCATGGACCAAACGGAGATCACGGATACATTGGATCTGGAGCTACCTTCTCCGAAAGATCTGCCGAATATCGATCTTAAGCATTATAATCCCGAGCTGGAAAAATTGGACTTCGCCTGGATGAGGGAAATCGGCCTAGCCTTAGATGAGGCCTCTTGGAATTCGGACAAGCGTGTGGAGAATGTTCCCCATGTAGGAGTAGGTAAGACTAGCTCCCAAAGCCTGATCGCAAACTCCAAAGGAGTCTTCGTAAAGAAGGAATCCAATGTTGCCTATTGCGGAACAGGTCTCGTGGTCGCAAATGGCGATATAAAGAAAATGGGAAGTTATTACCGCTCCGGTAGGGATATCTCTCTCTTCGATCCGAAATACATTGCAGAAGAAGCGGCTCACAGAGGAACGGAACTCTTAGATGCAAGACCTCTTGCAAGCGGAGTCTACTCCATAGTTCTCGGAAATCGGGTCAGTCCTCAGATCTTTG
Proteins encoded:
- a CDS encoding TldD/PmbA family protein, with product MDLEQAAQFVLEEGKRYGLDTFDLIATDSEDIGIEVFKGRITSTETSRSRGVGIRVLNHSRPGYSYSERFSKEALSQMVRDAMDQTEITDTLDLELPSPKDLPNIDLKHYNPELEKLDFAWMREIGLALDEASWNSDKRVENVPHVGVGKTSSQSLIANSKGVFVKKESNVAYCGTGLVVANGDIKKMGSYYRSGRDISLFDPKYIAEEAAHRGTELLDARPLASGVYSIVLGNRVSPQIFGMFSSPYFADSVQKGSSRLVGKLGKEISSPILSIHCEAHIPDYPGSRLIDAEGIPTSAETKVLEKGVLRSFLYNLESSKKDGVVPTGHGVRSYSGRAGTSFSNMIVPLGERSKEELLSSDSHCILIQKLEGGAGCSAVSGEISIGIQGIYYKNGKPEHAVDRITMNTNYFDLLHKISGISNEYSDSYSSIKVPDVLISEIHIAG